One window of Triticum dicoccoides isolate Atlit2015 ecotype Zavitan chromosome 5A, WEW_v2.0, whole genome shotgun sequence genomic DNA carries:
- the LOC119299787 gene encoding factor of DNA methylation 2-like isoform X1: MANGRGRDVSIDALTSKLESKIYYHRDAAVEYLDIKTMVDKVVEEKNKLLAENTEFLNTIDKVVEEKEKLQHDHEVINALVAPMAEQLEMVKKELKEIKYEHVGAKEELAVAKEQLAQKNKDLKVLRKKLQESEAMHTQHEQQIGSASEPARSKMVTRLSHKRAILLQGSSDNDTDRHRCKKQRSYPQVPNDPTAGQHSGRDDDQEVVRQKLIKVFSYKLELGFSEIDGGQFIGIKKMGKLSEKPFRDACAVKLAPKYAGAKSSELYTLWQELLASPNWKPFKSVIVDGNHQEEVIDVDDDKLQGLKMAWGEGPYNVVISALVERKEYNTDGTDDAFELWNYKEGRKATLGECVDCILDNVKKLKRVHLTYRSRRTMCTATVSMHDPVKDLSAASNE, encoded by the exons ATGGCAAACGGCAGAGGAAGGGATGTCTCTATTGATGCTTTGACTTCAAAGCTTGAATCCAAGATATACTACCATAGGGATGCCGCTGTCGAGTACCTGGATATCAAGACTATGGTTGATAAAGTTGTAGAAGAAAAGAATAAGCTCTTGGCTGAGAACACCGAATTCCTGAATACTATTGATAAGGTCGTGGAAGAAAAGGAAAAACTCCAGCATGATCATGAAG TGATTAATGCGCTGGTGGCACCAATGGCGGAGCAGCTTGAAATGGTAAAGAAGGAGCTTAAAGAAATAAAATATGAGCATGTGGGAGCAAAGGAGGAGCTTGCTGTGGCAAAAGAGCAACTTGCTCAGAAGAACAAAGACCTGAAGGTTCTAAGGAAGAAGCTTCAGGAGAGTGAAGCCATGCACACTCAACATGAGCAGCAAATTGGAAGTGCTTCTGAGCCTGCTCGTTCCAAAATG GTAACAAGATTATCACATAAACGGGCTATCTTGCTCCAAGGATCATCGGACAATGACACAGACAGACATCGCTGTAAAAAACAGAGGTCCTATCCGCAGGTGCCAAATGACCCAACCGCTGGCCAGCATTCAGGCAGAGATGACGACCAGGAGGTGGTTAGACAAAAGCTGATCAAGGTTTTCTCATACAAACTTGAACTG GGGTTCTCTGAAATTGATGGTGGACAGTTTATTGGGATAAAGAAAATGGGGAAACTAAGTGAGAAGCCATTCCGGGATGCTTGTGCTGTCAAGCTGGCCCCTAAATATGCTGGCGCGAAATCTTCTGAACTGTACACCCTGTGGCAGGAACTACTCGCTAGTCCAAACTGGAAACCCTTCAAATCTGTCATAGTTGATGGCAATCATCAG GAGGAGGTcatagatgttgatgatgataaGCTGCAAGGACTGAAGATGGCATGGGGAGAAGGACCCTACAATGTTGTCATTAGTGCATTGGTTGAGAGGAAAGAGTACAACACTGATGGAACAGATGATGCCTTCGAGCTATGGAACTATAAGGAAGGGAGGAAGGCCACTCTTGGGGAGTGTGTTGACTGTATCTTGGACAATGTAAAGAAACTCAAGCGGGTCCATCTGACATACAG GTCCAGGAGAACAATGTGTACTGCCACTGTGAGCATGCATGACCCAGTGAAAGATCTGTCGGCAGCAAGTAATGAATGA
- the LOC119299787 gene encoding factor of DNA methylation 2-like isoform X2, with amino-acid sequence MANGRGRDVSIDALTSKLESKIYYHRDAAVEYLDIKTMVDKVVEEKNKLLAENTEFLNTIDKVVEEKEKLQHDHEVINALVAPMAEQLEMVKKELKEIKYEHVGAKEELAVAKEQLAQKNKDLKVLRKKLQESEAMHTQHEQQIGSASEPARSKMVTRLSHKRAILLQGSSDNDTDRHRCKKQRSYPQVPNDPTAGQHSGRDDDQEVVRQKLIKGFSEIDGGQFIGIKKMGKLSEKPFRDACAVKLAPKYAGAKSSELYTLWQELLASPNWKPFKSVIVDGNHQEEVIDVDDDKLQGLKMAWGEGPYNVVISALVERKEYNTDGTDDAFELWNYKEGRKATLGECVDCILDNVKKLKRVHLTYRSRRTMCTATVSMHDPVKDLSAASNE; translated from the exons ATGGCAAACGGCAGAGGAAGGGATGTCTCTATTGATGCTTTGACTTCAAAGCTTGAATCCAAGATATACTACCATAGGGATGCCGCTGTCGAGTACCTGGATATCAAGACTATGGTTGATAAAGTTGTAGAAGAAAAGAATAAGCTCTTGGCTGAGAACACCGAATTCCTGAATACTATTGATAAGGTCGTGGAAGAAAAGGAAAAACTCCAGCATGATCATGAAG TGATTAATGCGCTGGTGGCACCAATGGCGGAGCAGCTTGAAATGGTAAAGAAGGAGCTTAAAGAAATAAAATATGAGCATGTGGGAGCAAAGGAGGAGCTTGCTGTGGCAAAAGAGCAACTTGCTCAGAAGAACAAAGACCTGAAGGTTCTAAGGAAGAAGCTTCAGGAGAGTGAAGCCATGCACACTCAACATGAGCAGCAAATTGGAAGTGCTTCTGAGCCTGCTCGTTCCAAAATG GTAACAAGATTATCACATAAACGGGCTATCTTGCTCCAAGGATCATCGGACAATGACACAGACAGACATCGCTGTAAAAAACAGAGGTCCTATCCGCAGGTGCCAAATGACCCAACCGCTGGCCAGCATTCAGGCAGAGATGACGACCAGGAGGTGGTTAGACAAAAGCTGATCAAG GGGTTCTCTGAAATTGATGGTGGACAGTTTATTGGGATAAAGAAAATGGGGAAACTAAGTGAGAAGCCATTCCGGGATGCTTGTGCTGTCAAGCTGGCCCCTAAATATGCTGGCGCGAAATCTTCTGAACTGTACACCCTGTGGCAGGAACTACTCGCTAGTCCAAACTGGAAACCCTTCAAATCTGTCATAGTTGATGGCAATCATCAG GAGGAGGTcatagatgttgatgatgataaGCTGCAAGGACTGAAGATGGCATGGGGAGAAGGACCCTACAATGTTGTCATTAGTGCATTGGTTGAGAGGAAAGAGTACAACACTGATGGAACAGATGATGCCTTCGAGCTATGGAACTATAAGGAAGGGAGGAAGGCCACTCTTGGGGAGTGTGTTGACTGTATCTTGGACAATGTAAAGAAACTCAAGCGGGTCCATCTGACATACAG GTCCAGGAGAACAATGTGTACTGCCACTGTGAGCATGCATGACCCAGTGAAAGATCTGTCGGCAGCAAGTAATGAATGA